The nucleotide sequence GCGGGCGAGTAAGAGGGTTAGTAAGCGTAGGCTTTGGCCATTATCGATAAACGTTTAGGCGCTTAGTCTTTAAAGATTTAACGCCTTAATACGCTCTACCATAAGGGTATTCACGGGAACGTGAATACCCTTTTTCTTTGCCATTTCCACAATATACCCATTAATGGCGTCTATTTCCGTTGGCCTGCCGTGAAGCACGTCTTGATGCATACTTGAGTAGTTTTCACCGGTTGCTTTGGCAACGGCTAATACGTGTTCATGAACCTTGGTTTCATTAAAGACAAGCCCGCAGGCATTGGCGACGTCTACAAACTCTTTACAAAGCGCGCGGCGAACATCGCTAAATTGACTGTCCAATATGTGTTTATTCTGAATATGATTAAGTGCGGTGAGCGGGTTAATCACCATATTGACGGAGAGCTTTTGCCATAGTGCGTGCACAATATTGTCTGGCGTAGAAACAGGGGGGAATGCGTTGTGCAAAAGGTTTATTGCGTCGGAGAGTAGTGGGGAAAGACGATTGCCTTTATTGGGCGCACCAATTTGCGTGCTACCTTTTCCAGAATAGGTAATAAAGGCTTTGCCCTTATCGTCTATTTGTTTGAATGCACCGTGGCTTGTGGTGGCCAATAACAGTGGATAATGCGGGCCTAAAATCTGCTGGGCTATTTCCCAACCGCCCATGCCGTTGTGCAACAAAACGAGGGCAGGGGAATGAACCAAATAAGGCCGCCAATAGGACAATGCCGATTCCAGCTGATACACCTTCAAAGGAAGCACCAATACGTCGTTTTTTGCCAGCACATTGGCTTGTGCTGTTTGCATTGATAAAGGCACCTTGCTGTTATCTATCCACCTAGCGTAATGAGGAATATTCGCCATGGTTCGTGGATATCGTTGGTAGGCAAGGTGTTGTCGCTGGGCACCTGCCGCTAGCAAACTGCCAATGGCGCCGGCGCCAACAATATGTAGGGTAGGGTTAATGCTCGTCATTGTTTTTGTTTAATGATGTAAACGCAGGCTTTTCACTGATGTGCTGGTATTTATCAGGCACCACTGGCCAAGGAAGTTGCTCTGGCTGACTCACCGAAGCTAGCCAAGTTTTTACCTGCTCGTCATCAAATTCGCTACCTTGGCAAAGCGGTGCCTCTACTCTGATTGTTTGTGTTTTTAATGGCAGCGTTAAAACCGCAGCGTGCAAATATAGACGGTCAGCGTGGCTATTTTGCCCTTTGTCGCCATACAGAGTATCGCCAAGAATGGGAGCTCCTAAACTTTTTAACGCCACGCGTATTTGGTGAGTTTTTCCTGAATAGGGTTTCACAATAAATCCCCGTAAACCCGGTCTAGCAGACTGGCTAAAAAACTGAGTAATAGCAGGGTTATCGGTGGTTTTTAATAAAATGTGCTGCCCGTTACGGCGATTTTTCATATCGCCAATCACAGTACCTTGCTTCTTCTTGGGCTTGTTATTGCTTAACGCTAAGTAGTACTTACTTACTCTGCGTTCAGCAAAAAGCGCCCCAATTTCGGCGGCGGTAACGTCATTTTTGGCTAAGCATAAGCAGCCTGACGTCCCAGTATCTAGTCGGTGACACAGAAACAGCTTATCTAACGAGGTTTGCTCTCTAAGTAAGCTGACGATGCCCTTGGGCGGCTGGTCTGGGTGACGAGAGGGGAGAGCATCACTGTCGTGCATTGCCACGCCAGCAGGCTTGTTGACGATGAGGATATTTTCATCGTCAAACAATATTGGAATCATTGCAGGCTCTATTTTTCTAAATGTTCAATGGCTTCTTCGTAGTCTAGCTCGTCTACCGCATCTTCCACTGCTTGGCGCGTGTCTGCAGGTAGCGCTAAGGCATCTAACCACTCGTCTAGCTTCGATTGTGAGATGAACTCGCTGGCTCTAAGTGCAGCAATAAGCTGGGCTTTGGCTTGTGAGGCCACCGCGCTGTCTACTGCAGGCTTTTCTTCTTTCACCGCATCGGATGAAAGTGCTGCAATGGCGGCCAGTGTCTCGTTTAATAATGCAATAAACTCAGGGTAACCTGACGGCAAGGTTTTTTCATTCCTTACGCTGCTTTCCACGGCTTTGCTAGCATTGTGCAGTGCGAAAAGCCCCAGGTTGCCTGTTACACCCTTAAGGGTATGTACCAGCGAATACGCTTTATCAAACTCACTCGTTTTCATGAATGACTGTAAATCATCGTCTAAACCACGATATTCGTCTGAAAACTTATTTAGTAAGGTTAACAACAGTGTTTTATTACCACTAAGCTGAGACATTCCGAATTCAATATCTAAGACTGTTGCCGACTGATCCATGTGTGTTCCTTTAAACTGTGATGCGTTAAGTGTATTTCAGAAATGCACAAATTAATAGAATCATAGCAAGCCAATACAAGTAAAGCGCTAAAAAGTCTGGTAATCTTCGGTGAATTGTCGGGCTAAAACGACTAAAAAAGCGTGTGTCAAAGCGTCACACACTAGACGTACCATAGAAGGATGAAGCATGTCAGTAATGCGGGCTACACGTATTTTCACCGTGTTTATTGTTTTTTGTAGTTTGGCAGCTTGTCAAAACACAAGTGATAAAAAGGGCGACAAGGGCGAAAAAGACACCACGGCAGTGACTATCGCCTATGAAAAGTATCAATTAGATAATGGCCTTACGGTTATTTTACATGAAGACCATTCAGACCCCCTAGTGCATGTTGATGTGACTTATCATGTGGGGTCTGCCAGAGAAGAGGTGGGGAAATCTGGCTTTGCCCATTTCTTTGAGCACATGATGTTTCAAGGCTCTAAGCACGTCGCCGATGAACAGCACTTCAAAATAATCACTGATGCAGGTGGCAGCCTAAATGGTTCTACCAATACCGACCGTACGAATTATTACGAAACAGTACCGGCAAACCAACTTGAAAAAGTATTGTGGTTAGAGTCAGACCGCATGGGGTACTTGTTAGAAGCGGTAAATCAAACCAAGTTTGAGAACCAACGTGAGACCGTTAAAAACGAACGTGCGCAACGTGTCGACAACCAACCTTATGGACTAAGACACGAACTTAACGGTGAAGCTATGTACCCTGAAGGGCACCCCTATTCTTGGATGACCATCGGTTACGTAGAAGACCTAGACAGAGTGAATGTTAACGACCTAAAAGCATTCTTTAAGCGTTGGTATGGCCCAAATAACGCTGTGCTTACCATCGGTGGCGACATTGATGTGGCCAAAACAAAAGCGTGGATTGAAAAATATTTCGGTGAAATCCCCCGTGGACCAGCAGTAGAAGAACCTGAACCTCAGCCGGTCACGTTACCGGAAACGCGGTATATGACCCTAGAAGATAAAGTGCATCTTCCGTTACTGCAAATTACGTTTCCTACGGTATATGCCCGTCATCCAGACGAAGCTCCCCTTGATGTGCTAGCCGATATTCTCGGTGGTGGAAAAACCTCCTTGTTTTACAAAAACCTAGTGAAAGAAGGTTTAGCGGTGCAAGCGGTTGTTTCTCACCCTTGTCGAGAGCTAGCTTGTGAATTCCAGTTACTCGCACTCGCCAACCCAGCAAAAATATCTGCATTGAGCGACTTAAGAAAGGTCATTAACACCACCTTGGCTGAGTTTGAACAACGGGGTGTGAAAGCTGACGACCTTGCGCGTACAAAAGGCAGTATTGAAGCGTCAACAGTGTTTGGCTTACAAAGTGTCGCAGGCAAAGTTTCAACCCTTGCTTCAAACGAAACCTTTCACCAAAAAGCAGATTTGGTGTCTGAAGACATTGCAAGGTACAACGCAGTAACGGCCGACGATGTTATGCGTGTATACAAAAAATACATTAAAGACGCCAATAGCGTCGTATTAAGTGTGGTACCTCAAGGGCAGCCGCAGCTTGAAGCCGCGAAGCCCAATTTCCAGCGCCCGGTAAGAACACTTCCTGAGCCTAGGGAAACCACAGAAGATCAGCTTAGTAACCTGACAACCCCTGAATCAAGTTTCGACAGAACCATAGCACCTGAAGCGGGTGATGTTCCTGTGGTGAATGTACCTGACTATTGGCAATCAAAGCTAAGTAATGGCATGGACGTGTTAGGTGTCACTATGGATGAAACGCCCACGCTGACCATGACAATAAGCATGGATGGTGGGATGCTACTCGATCCGAAAGGCAAAGAGGGTGTTGCCTATTTAACGGCGCTTCTCATGAACGAAACCACACAAAACTCCAGCAACGAAGAGTTAGCAAATGCGTTGGCAAAACTTGGTAGCTCTATTCGTTTCAGTTCAGCCGGACGCTACTCGCAAGTGTACATTTCCTCGTTAACCAAAAACATTGAGCCAACGTTAAGCTTATTGAAAGAAAAGCTCTTTTCCCCAGCATTTTTGCCCGAGGATTTCGCACGCATGAAAGAGCGGGTGATTCAGGGTCTTCAGCAACAAGCTAAAACCCCATCAAGTTTGGCAAGACGGGCGCGGGATTTGGTGCTCTTTGGAGGCCACAACCGGGTAAGTTTACCTGATGAAGGCACCATTGCTTCTATCCAAAGCATTACATTAGATGATGTCAAAGACTTCTACGCTAAGTACTACTCTCCCAGTAAGGCCAGCGTGGTCGTGGTTGGCAATTTACCCCAACAACAGGTAATGAAAAACCTTGCATTTATTGGCCAATGGCAAGGGCCTGAATACAGTTTTGAAGACTACAAAGCGTTTCCAGAATACGATACGCGCAACATTTTCTTAGTCGACAGCCCCTCAGCGGTGCAATCCATTGTTTATGTGGTTCAACGGGCGCTCGCCTACGACGCCACGGGCGACTATTTTAAAGCCAGACTGATGAACTTCCCATTGGGAGGCGGGTTTAATAGCCGAATTAACCTTAATCTTCGGGAAGACAAGGGCATCACTTATGGGGCTAATAGTGCCTTTTTAGGTGGGAAAACCTTGGGGTGGTTTGAAGTGAGTGCGGATGTAACCGCAGATCAAACCCAAGTCGCCATTAACGAGATGTTTGCCGAAATAGAAAACTATATTGAGCAGGGGCCAACTGACGATGAGCTTAAATTTATGCGCAATGCGTTTACGCTAAGTGACGCGCTAGAGTTTGAGACCCCCACCAGTAAGGCAAGGTTTCTTCGCCAGCTACAGAATTACAACTTGTCTAAAGATTACCGAAAAGAACAAGTTCGCATTATTCAAAGCATAACCAAAGATGAGATTAAAGCATTGGCTTCGCGCTACCTGATAGACGATAAAATGCAAATCATTGTAGTGGGAGATAAAGCATCGTTACTGCCCCAACTGCAATCACTTGGCATGCCGATAATTGAATTATCGGTAGAGGCGAACCACAAAGAAGCGCTAAACTAATACTTAATTCGCATTAGGTTAATCGCTTCCACTTGATTTTAATTTGCTGTTCCCCCATAACGGGGGGAACAACTACGCTATGGACTTGAACATTGACAGTAAACTCATCTTGTTTCGACGAGCGCCTGAATGCGCTTAAATCACCTGAATTTTTATCTTCTCTCAAGCAAATAAAGCGAGGCGTTGAGCGTGAAGCGCTGCGAATAAAAAGCAATGGTGAGTTGTCACAAGCGCCACACCCAAAAGCGTTAGGTGCGGCACTAACTCACGAGTCGATTACCACAGATTTCTCAGAGTCGTTACTTGAGTTTATTACACCGCCAGAAAGCCGTGCTGAAGATACTATCGCCCAATTAAAAGACATTCACAGGTTTACTATCGATAATATTGATGGGGAGCAAATATGGCCCCTGAGTATGCCGTGTTTTATTGAAGATGAGTCGCAAATACCCATTGCCTATTTTGGTGAGTCAAACGTGGGTAAAATGAAGCGGGTGTACCGAGTAGGACTTAAGAACCGGTATGGCAGTATGATGCAAGCTATTGCTGGCGTACATTTTAATTTTTCATTTCCCGATTCATTTTGGGCGTTATGGGCGCAACTTAATGGAAAAGATCATAGTCAGGAACAGACATCAGAAGACTATTTTTCGTTAATTAGAAACTATCGCCGTTTTTGCTGGCTTATTCCTTATCTATACGGTGCTTCACCCGCATTGTGTGGCTCATTTCTCGCGGGTAAAAGTCACGGGCTACCGTTTAAAAAAGTGGGTCAAGGCACTTACTACATGCCCTATGCTACTTCATTGAGAATGAGCGATTTAGGGTACACCAGCGCCGAACAATCATCGCTAAAAATCTGTTATAACAAACTCGATAATTATGTTGCCTTACTTCGTGAAGCGATGGGGACACCTTCTTCCCGATTTAGCCAGTTTGCTGCAGGAGAAGAGGGTAATTATCAGCAGTTAAGCCGCAATATATTGCAAATAGAGAACGAGCTTTATTCTCCTATTCGCCCTAAGCAACCCACTCAGTCTATGGAAAAGCCCACTGATGCATTAGTAAAGCGGGGCATCAATTATATTGAAGTGCGGGCGTTAGATGTTAATCCGTTTTCTGCTATTGGAATTAGTGAAAGTCAGTTTCATTTTCTTGATGTGTTTTTACTCAGCTGTCTTCTTATGCCAAGTGAAGCGCTTGATGAGTCTCAGCTGACTGAAGCAAAAGACAATATGAACAAAGTGGTATTGGAAGGGCGAAACCCAGAGTTAAAGCTGCTTCAAGGTGGGGAGGAGATAAGCTTACCCGCTTGGTGTGAAACCTTGTTCGCACAATTTAAGCAAGTAGCCGCTTTACTCGATACCGCTAATGAAACCGATAAATACATGGCAGCGGTAGACGAAGAATGGCAAAAAGTAATAGACCCAGCTAAAACGCCATCAGGCGTGCTATTGAATGCATTGCTTAAAGACGACAAAGATAATAGTGTATTCGGGTTAGAACTTGCAGAGCGTTACAAAGCGGAGATGGCGGGCTATGCTTATACCCATACCGACGCAGACGCTTTTCAAGCTGCTTCACAAGCTTCCCTCGATGCCCAAGCCGATGTTGAAGCTGCAGATAGCAAAGACTTCGATAGCTTTATTCGTGATTACTTTAACGAACCGCCAGCAAAAAAAAATGCCTGACAAGTGTCAGGCATTGAAAGGTTCCAGGGAAACACACATTTTACTAGAACATTAATTAAGACAAGTCATGCATCAAAAGTTCAAACCGTGGGTTCTTTTTTTAGCGACATTGGTCGTTGTTTTTCCGCTGCTCATCGCTGGGTGCGCCACCACGCCTCCTAAGGACATTAGTAACCTTTGCGAAATTTTTTACGAGAAAGACGATTGGTACGACGCTGCCGCTGACGCACGGGATAAATGGGGCGTTCCTATTCACATTCCAATGGCAATGATGTATCAGGAAAGTTCGTTTAGACATGATGCCTTGCCTCCCCGAGATTATGTATTTTTTGGCTTAATTCCGTGGGGCCGCGTGAGTTCTGCTTATGGTTACTCTCAAGCTAAAACACCAACATGGGCAGATTATATTCGCGAAACGGGTAATCGCGGTGCAGATAGAGACGACTTTGAAGATGCTATCGACTTTATGGGCTGGTTTATCTATAAGTCTCAAAAAGTTAATGGTGTGTCTAAATGGGACGCCTACGCGCAGTACCTGAATTACCATGAAGGCTGGGGGGGGTACAAACGCAGAAGTTATGACAGAAAGCCTTGGTTAAAAAAGGTGGCAGCGAAAGTAAAAGCACGTTCTTTGCGTTACGCAACCCAACTTAAAACCTGCGAAGAAGACTTGCAGAAAGGCTGGTTTATGAAACTGTTTACCTAGCCTTTACCCTGCGCGAATTAGCTTTCTATACCGCTTAATCTCTCACACACCCCACTGCATGATCCCGCGGACACTGTTCTAAATCGGACAGTCAAAAGTGTCCGCTGCGGACACA is from Alteromonas australica and encodes:
- a CDS encoding pseudouridine synthase → MIPILFDDENILIVNKPAGVAMHDSDALPSRHPDQPPKGIVSLLREQTSLDKLFLCHRLDTGTSGCLCLAKNDVTAAEIGALFAERRVSKYYLALSNNKPKKKQGTVIGDMKNRRNGQHILLKTTDNPAITQFFSQSARPGLRGFIVKPYSGKTHQIRVALKSLGAPILGDTLYGDKGQNSHADRLYLHAAVLTLPLKTQTIRVEAPLCQGSEFDDEQVKTWLASVSQPEQLPWPVVPDKYQHISEKPAFTSLNKNNDEH
- a CDS encoding Hpt domain-containing protein, with translation MDQSATVLDIEFGMSQLSGNKTLLLTLLNKFSDEYRGLDDDLQSFMKTSEFDKAYSLVHTLKGVTGNLGLFALHNASKAVESSVRNEKTLPSGYPEFIALLNETLAAIAALSSDAVKEEKPAVDSAVASQAKAQLIAALRASEFISQSKLDEWLDALALPADTRQAVEDAVDELDYEEAIEHLEK
- a CDS encoding ketopantoate reductase family protein, whose translation is MTSINPTLHIVGAGAIGSLLAAGAQRQHLAYQRYPRTMANIPHYARWIDNSKVPLSMQTAQANVLAKNDVLVLPLKVYQLESALSYWRPYLVHSPALVLLHNGMGGWEIAQQILGPHYPLLLATTSHGAFKQIDDKGKAFITYSGKGSTQIGAPNKGNRLSPLLSDAINLLHNAFPPVSTPDNIVHALWQKLSVNMVINPLTALNHIQNKHILDSQFSDVRRALCKEFVDVANACGLVFNETKVHEHVLAVAKATGENYSSMHQDVLHGRPTEIDAINGYIVEMAKKKGIHVPVNTLMVERIKALNL
- a CDS encoding M16 family metallopeptidase, which gives rise to MRATRIFTVFIVFCSLAACQNTSDKKGDKGEKDTTAVTIAYEKYQLDNGLTVILHEDHSDPLVHVDVTYHVGSAREEVGKSGFAHFFEHMMFQGSKHVADEQHFKIITDAGGSLNGSTNTDRTNYYETVPANQLEKVLWLESDRMGYLLEAVNQTKFENQRETVKNERAQRVDNQPYGLRHELNGEAMYPEGHPYSWMTIGYVEDLDRVNVNDLKAFFKRWYGPNNAVLTIGGDIDVAKTKAWIEKYFGEIPRGPAVEEPEPQPVTLPETRYMTLEDKVHLPLLQITFPTVYARHPDEAPLDVLADILGGGKTSLFYKNLVKEGLAVQAVVSHPCRELACEFQLLALANPAKISALSDLRKVINTTLAEFEQRGVKADDLARTKGSIEASTVFGLQSVAGKVSTLASNETFHQKADLVSEDIARYNAVTADDVMRVYKKYIKDANSVVLSVVPQGQPQLEAAKPNFQRPVRTLPEPRETTEDQLSNLTTPESSFDRTIAPEAGDVPVVNVPDYWQSKLSNGMDVLGVTMDETPTLTMTISMDGGMLLDPKGKEGVAYLTALLMNETTQNSSNEELANALAKLGSSIRFSSAGRYSQVYISSLTKNIEPTLSLLKEKLFSPAFLPEDFARMKERVIQGLQQQAKTPSSLARRARDLVLFGGHNRVSLPDEGTIASIQSITLDDVKDFYAKYYSPSKASVVVVGNLPQQQVMKNLAFIGQWQGPEYSFEDYKAFPEYDTRNIFLVDSPSAVQSIVYVVQRALAYDATGDYFKARLMNFPLGGGFNSRINLNLREDKGITYGANSAFLGGKTLGWFEVSADVTADQTQVAINEMFAEIENYIEQGPTDDELKFMRNAFTLSDALEFETPTSKARFLRQLQNYNLSKDYRKEQVRIIQSITKDEIKALASRYLIDDKMQIIVVGDKASLLPQLQSLGMPIIELSVEANHKEALN
- a CDS encoding transglycosylase SLT domain-containing protein, producing MHQKFKPWVLFLATLVVVFPLLIAGCATTPPKDISNLCEIFYEKDDWYDAAADARDKWGVPIHIPMAMMYQESSFRHDALPPRDYVFFGLIPWGRVSSAYGYSQAKTPTWADYIRETGNRGADRDDFEDAIDFMGWFIYKSQKVNGVSKWDAYAQYLNYHEGWGGYKRRSYDRKPWLKKVAAKVKARSLRYATQLKTCEEDLQKGWFMKLFT
- the gshA gene encoding glutamate--cysteine ligase; this translates as MTVNSSCFDERLNALKSPEFLSSLKQIKRGVEREALRIKSNGELSQAPHPKALGAALTHESITTDFSESLLEFITPPESRAEDTIAQLKDIHRFTIDNIDGEQIWPLSMPCFIEDESQIPIAYFGESNVGKMKRVYRVGLKNRYGSMMQAIAGVHFNFSFPDSFWALWAQLNGKDHSQEQTSEDYFSLIRNYRRFCWLIPYLYGASPALCGSFLAGKSHGLPFKKVGQGTYYMPYATSLRMSDLGYTSAEQSSLKICYNKLDNYVALLREAMGTPSSRFSQFAAGEEGNYQQLSRNILQIENELYSPIRPKQPTQSMEKPTDALVKRGINYIEVRALDVNPFSAIGISESQFHFLDVFLLSCLLMPSEALDESQLTEAKDNMNKVVLEGRNPELKLLQGGEEISLPAWCETLFAQFKQVAALLDTANETDKYMAAVDEEWQKVIDPAKTPSGVLLNALLKDDKDNSVFGLELAERYKAEMAGYAYTHTDADAFQAASQASLDAQADVEAADSKDFDSFIRDYFNEPPAKKNA